Genomic DNA from Theropithecus gelada isolate Dixy chromosome 1, Tgel_1.0, whole genome shotgun sequence:
AATGATAGTGAAGATTTCTGAGCTAAGGTTTACTGCAGTACACAGAATATCTTTGTATTTATGTAGATtcgttttgtttgtatttctagaACCTCAACCTACTGGCTTACTCGCATCCAGTCTTTTCTCTACTGCAATGAGAACGGCCTCCTAGGCAGCTTTTCAGAAGAGACGCACTCGTGCACGTGTCCGAACGACCAGGTGGTCTGCACCGCGTTCCTGCCCTGCACAGTGGGAGACGCCTCCGCTTGCCTGACATGCGCACCAGACAACCGCACCCGCTGTGGCACCTGCAACACCGGCTACATGCTCAGCCAGGGGCTCTGCAAGCCTGAAGTCGCCGAGTCCACCGATCACTATATTGGCTTTGAAACTGACCTGCAAGATCTCGAAATGAAATATCTGCTGCAGAAAACGGACAGACGAATAGAAGTCCATGCTATTTTTATCAGCAATGACATGCGCCTCAATAGCTGGTTTGATCCCTCCTGGCGTAAGCGGATGCTCCTCACCTTGAAGAGTAATAAGTACAAGTCAAGTCTGGTCCATATGATTTTGGGTCTCTCTTTACAGATTTGCTTAACTAAAAACAGCACGTTGGAGCCAGTGTTGGCTGTTTACGTCAATCCCTTCGGAGGCAGCCACTCTGAGAGCTGGTTTATGCCTGTGAATGAAAACAGCTTTCCAGACTGGGAGCGGACTAAGTTGGACCTCCCCCTGCAGTGTTATAACTGGACATTAACTCTGGGGAACAAATGGAagacattttttgagacagtacaCATCTACCTGAGGAGCCGAATCAAGTCCAACGGCCCCAATGGTAATGAAAGCATTTACTACGAACCTCTGGAGTTTATTGACCCTTCCCGGAACCTGGgctatatgaaaatcaataacaTTCAAGTGTTTGGCTACAGCATGCACTTTGACCCTGAAGCAATTCGGGACCTGATTTTGCAGCTGGACTACCCCTATACTCAGGGATCCCAGGACTCAGCACTTTTGCAACTACTAGAGATCAGAGACCGTGTAAATAAACTCTCCCCACCTGGTCAGCGTCGTCTAGATCTTTTCTCTTGCTTGCTTCGTCATAGACTCAAGCTTTCTACTAGTGAGGTGGTGAGGATCCAATCTGCTCTTCAGGCGTTTAATGCCAAATTGCCAAACACAATGGATTATGACACGACCAAATTATGTAGTTAACCATAAATGTCAAGCACAACCCAAAATCTTGAAGGAGTTTTTACAGTGCTTTTGTGGAACAGTTTATGTTTGGAAGAGTAAATTTAAATTGTCTTTTCAATATCTGTCTTATATCAGTCAATAACATTGGATGGAAATTTACACACATGAACTTGCTGACAATGAATATATTATACTGCAGTTTTGGtttatgaatgaaataaatactgACACCAGTCTAGAAGACATTCTACTTTTTACAAtaaatttcatttgtaattttatatgtTCCGTGGCAATGCTTTTGTGCATTACATCCTCTAGCGGGAACATAAAAAGATACCAATAAAATTTTGTAGCTGAACAGTTATTAAAAAGAAGTGCTGTGGGATTCCTTTTTTCCATGAAATGAGTTCTATTTTGGTATAGTTTGTTAGAACCTGGGGAAAATTCACCAAGACTTTTTAATGGAAACATTTGAAGGtctctttcaattttctttatggAAAACCCAACTAGATAGGATActtattattcagtttttttgttttgttttgttttgttttgtttttgtttttgttttatggttaACAGAACAACGACAGTAGTATGTTTATTACCTGTATTTAGGAAACCGATACTAGAGacataattataattaaagtATTCAGATAAACTAATTCTTAAATATCAGAACATTTTggcaaacatacagaaaaatcagTGTGATAATAAGGTATATCATGGAGAAAGCAAACCCTTAATTTCCTTAGCAACttgctttctccttccctttctacaTTCTAGGAACCAGTAATCAGCTCACTCGgcacaattattttaatttcaagtcCTCAAAACctagttattccagcactttATCCGTGTCAATAAAACATTCTAGAGTTCACAAATTGTAAAGTAatggtataaaataaatgttcaaataacTAGTTCAAGCGTAAATAGATTTGTTTCCCTCTCCCAGAGAAGCtcataatactaaaaatattttgaggagaAAATGAGTTCAATATGAAACCAATTTTAGTTCAAAATGGTGATCTGAAAATTAAATTCCCACTTATTCGTGAAATAATATTAGatatattattagtttttttttctgtaaacttgaATTTCATTTGTGTTTAACTATGTGACCGtatctgtaaaatgtgttttttgctATTTATCACTCAGCTCTATTCTAGAtagcttataaatattttcttattacttAACCAAATCCATTGTCCAGGCCAGACCATTTCCTGTTGGTCATGAAGGCATTTCTCAGGACACAGAGAAAGAACCCCATGGCATGGATGAAACTGATAGAACAAACATTAGAATACAGCCATTCTTGATTCTTGGGTTATTTTTAATTCCTATGCATTTAAGAGCAAAAGATAGTTCAGACAGAAAATAACCAATACACCATAAGCAAAGAATTGTTCTTCCACCTAATATATGCGTAGCTGAATGTC
This window encodes:
- the BRINP3 gene encoding BMP/retinoic acid-inducible neural-specific protein 3 isoform X2, whose translation is MPQAPSTGSSLIRDLSIAHRNTQILWTEAGRDLAQDTRYTGEESLTIFVDKRKLSKRAEGSDSSTNSSSVTLETLHQLAASYFIDRDSTLRRLHHIQIASTAIKVTETRTGPLGCSNYDNLDSVSSVLVQSPENKIQLQGLQVLLPDYLQERFVQAALSYIACNSEGEFICKENDCWCHCGPKFPECNCPSMDIQAMEENLLRITETWKAYNSDFEESDEFKLFMKRLPMNYFLNTSTIMHLWTMDSNFQRRYEQLEISMKQLFLKAQKIVHKLFSLSKRCHKQPLISLPRQRTSTYWLTRIQSFLYCNENGLLGSFSEETHSCTCPNDQVVCTAFLPCTVGDASACLTCAPDNRTRCGTCNTGYMLSQGLCKPEVAESTDHYIGFETDLQDLEMKYLLQKTDRRIEVHAIFISNDMRLNSWFDPSWRKRMLLTLKSNKYKSSLVHMILGLSLQICLTKNSTLEPVLAVYVNPFGGSHSESWFMPVNENSFPDWERTKLDLPLQCYNWTLTLGNKWKTFFETVHIYLRSRIKSNGPNGNESIYYEPLEFIDPSRNLGYMKINNIQVFGYSMHFDPEAIRDLILQLDYPYTQGSQDSALLQLLEIRDRVNKLSPPGQRRLDLFSCLLRHRLKLSTSEVVRIQSALQAFNAKLPNTMDYDTTKLCS